From a single Alloactinosynnema sp. L-07 genomic region:
- a CDS encoding SRPBCC domain-containing protein encodes MEYGSIEREIHVDAAPEVVFEVVSRPEHISQWWTDDAEVEATPGAVGELVWGDRVNVVPIKVVNVEPPRLFSFRWCHPDGRVDAAQSLLITFELTPAGAGTRIRLTETGFREMGWTAAKVAEQYREHSVGWDTFVPRLGEYLARLVSTP; translated from the coding sequence ATGGAGTACGGCAGCATCGAACGGGAGATCCACGTCGACGCCGCGCCGGAGGTGGTCTTCGAGGTCGTCAGCCGCCCCGAGCACATCTCGCAGTGGTGGACCGACGACGCCGAGGTCGAAGCCACCCCCGGCGCGGTGGGTGAGCTGGTCTGGGGCGACCGGGTCAACGTCGTCCCGATCAAGGTGGTGAACGTTGAGCCGCCTCGGTTGTTCTCGTTCCGCTGGTGCCATCCCGATGGCAGGGTCGACGCCGCCCAGTCGCTGCTGATCACCTTCGAGCTCACCCCGGCGGGCGCGGGCACCAGGATCCGGCTTACCGAGACCGGGTTCCGGGAGATGGGCTGGACGGCGGCGAAGGTGGCGGAGCAGTACCGCGAACACAGTGTCGGTTGGGACACCTTCGTTCCCCGGCTCGGCGAGTACCTCGCGCGGCTGGTGTCGACTCCATGA
- a CDS encoding metalloregulator ArsR/SmtB family transcription factor: MTAAVDDDLWSAIGDPTRRRMLDLLLADGDGTATSLSERLPVTRQAVAKHLGVLDRVGLVHAAPAGRERRYRVDEAQLARAVAQLSSVGAAWDARLRRIKRIAEAIQRGKDQ; this comes from the coding sequence ATGACCGCCGCCGTCGACGACGACCTGTGGTCCGCGATCGGGGATCCGACCCGTCGGCGGATGCTCGACCTGCTCCTGGCCGACGGCGACGGCACCGCCACCAGTCTCAGTGAACGGCTGCCCGTGACCCGGCAGGCCGTCGCGAAGCATCTCGGCGTGCTCGACCGCGTCGGCCTGGTGCACGCCGCGCCCGCCGGGCGCGAGCGGAGGTACCGGGTGGACGAGGCGCAACTCGCCCGCGCGGTCGCGCAGCTCTCGTCGGTGGGGGCGGCGTGGGACGCCCGGCTCCGCCGGATCAAGCGGATCGCCGAGGCCATTCAGCGCGGGAAAGACCAGTGA
- a CDS encoding SRPBCC domain-containing protein — translation MAEVYAALTTVEGLAGWWTTDTQGDGDDLGGVLRFRFGAGGFDMKVLDLDPGKRVLWEVVDGPEEWIGTEVAWNLDQVDDHTVVLFHHRGWKEPVEFMHHCSTKWAVFLMSLKSLVETGTGAPDPHDVKIDNWN, via the coding sequence GTGGCCGAGGTCTACGCGGCCCTGACCACCGTCGAGGGGCTCGCGGGCTGGTGGACGACCGACACCCAAGGCGACGGCGACGATCTCGGCGGCGTGCTCCGGTTCCGGTTCGGGGCGGGCGGATTCGACATGAAGGTCCTCGACCTCGACCCGGGCAAGCGCGTGCTGTGGGAGGTGGTCGACGGGCCCGAGGAGTGGATCGGCACCGAGGTGGCCTGGAACCTCGATCAGGTGGACGACCACACCGTCGTGCTCTTCCATCACCGAGGCTGGAAGGAGCCGGTGGAGTTCATGCACCACTGCAGCACCAAGTGGGCGGTCTTCCTGATGAGCCTGAAATCGCTGGTCGAGACCGGGACAGGCGCGCCGGATCCGCACGACGTCAAGATCGACAACTGGAACTGA
- a CDS encoding acetyl-CoA C-acyltransferase, whose amino-acid sequence MNEVYVLDYVRTARGRGTSTGGLHQLSALDLVTGLQRALVERGGFDPGTVEDVVVGCASQVGEQGGNLARTATLLAGWGDHVPGITVNRFCASGIDAVAQVAARVKVGELGLAVAGGVESVSRVPMFSDRAPLWIDAEVVARTGSVHMGIAADLNATIDGFTRDDLDAFALESHHKAAAAWRADAFDRSLVPLGGLTRDELVRPRTSRTTLAALPPAFAAIGADGQDELALSSRAWPDRIEHRHTVATSPATADGAALLLIGDARAARRLGMTPRARLVSSAVVAHDPVTMLTAGQAAMSAAMRRASVLPGEVAVFQFAEAFAALCLRLRRDFDAGPERLNPSGGTIATGHAFGATGAIMVGDCVEELERRSGRVGVAGVSGAAGLGVAVVVDRAM is encoded by the coding sequence ATGAACGAGGTCTATGTGTTGGACTACGTCCGCACCGCGCGCGGACGGGGTACCAGCACCGGAGGGCTGCACCAGCTCAGCGCGTTGGACCTGGTCACAGGCCTGCAGCGGGCGCTGGTCGAGCGGGGCGGGTTCGACCCGGGCACGGTCGAGGACGTGGTGGTCGGCTGCGCGTCGCAGGTGGGCGAGCAGGGCGGCAACCTGGCCAGGACAGCCACGCTGCTCGCGGGCTGGGGCGACCACGTGCCGGGGATCACGGTCAACCGGTTCTGCGCGTCGGGGATCGACGCGGTGGCCCAGGTCGCAGCCAGGGTCAAGGTCGGCGAACTCGGCCTTGCGGTGGCGGGCGGGGTCGAGAGCGTCTCCCGCGTCCCCATGTTCAGCGACCGCGCTCCACTGTGGATAGACGCGGAGGTGGTGGCCAGGACCGGGTCCGTCCACATGGGAATAGCCGCTGATCTCAACGCCACCATCGACGGCTTCACCCGCGACGATCTCGACGCCTTCGCCTTGGAGTCACACCACAAAGCGGCCGCGGCGTGGCGGGCCGACGCGTTCGACCGGTCGCTGGTCCCCCTCGGCGGACTGACCCGCGACGAGTTGGTCCGACCCCGCACCTCGCGCACGACGCTGGCCGCGCTGCCGCCCGCCTTCGCCGCGATCGGCGCGGACGGACAGGACGAACTCGCGCTGTCGAGCCGGGCGTGGCCGGACCGGATCGAGCACCGGCACACCGTGGCCACCTCCCCCGCCACCGCCGACGGCGCCGCCCTGCTGCTGATCGGCGACGCGCGGGCGGCCCGGCGATTAGGCATGACCCCGCGGGCGCGGCTGGTGTCCTCGGCGGTGGTCGCCCACGACCCGGTCACCATGCTCACCGCGGGACAGGCGGCGATGTCGGCGGCCATGCGCCGGGCGAGCGTGCTGCCCGGCGAGGTCGCGGTGTTCCAGTTCGCCGAGGCCTTCGCCGCGCTCTGCCTGCGCCTGCGCCGCGACTTCGACGCCGGACCGGAGCGGCTCAACCCCAGCGGCGGCACCATCGCCACCGGCCACGCCTTCGGCGCCACCGGCGCGATCATGGTCGGCGACTGCGTCGAGGAACTGGAGCGGCGGTCCGGCCGGGTCGGGGTGGCCGGGGTGAGCGGAGCCGCCGGACTCGGCGTGGCGGTCGTGGTCGACCGGGCTATGTGA
- a CDS encoding carotenoid oxygenase family protein yields MDVEILGRALSTLPSDDDHPYRTGPWRPQTVERAATDLDVVGELPADLDGVYLRNTENPVHPAIAEYHPFDGDGMVHVVGFRDGKAFYRNRFVRTDGFLAEQAAARPLWAGIAEPPECALRPGWGARGGLKDASSTDIVVHAGVALTSFYQCGELYRLDPLTLDTLGKSTWDGKFPACGVSAHTKVDPATGELLFFNYSKEKPYLNYGVVDSDNRLAHYVEVDLPGPRLPHDMAFTENYAILNDCPLFWSPDLLAEGKHAARFHPELPLRLGVVPRRGGDVRWFEAEPTFVLHFVNAYEDGESIVVDGFFQGDPEGQRGSFPGDRRYARMFRMLSLDGMQTRLHRWRLNLRTGTTVEERMTESITEFGMINSGSAGRPYRYAYASTGEPGWFLFDGLVKHDLSTGREERYRYGPGVYGSETAFAPRAGAQDEDDGYLITMTTDMTSDLSECLVFDARRVADGPVARLRLPERVSSGTHSTWAAGADLPGWRDADHPASAIGLPTA; encoded by the coding sequence GTGGACGTCGAGATCCTCGGTCGCGCGCTGAGCACCTTGCCCAGCGACGACGACCATCCCTACCGCACCGGCCCCTGGCGCCCGCAGACCGTCGAACGCGCCGCGACCGATCTCGATGTCGTCGGCGAGCTGCCCGCCGATCTCGACGGCGTCTATCTGCGCAACACCGAGAACCCCGTGCACCCAGCGATCGCCGAGTATCACCCGTTCGACGGCGACGGGATGGTGCACGTGGTCGGGTTCCGCGACGGCAAGGCGTTCTACCGCAACCGCTTCGTGCGCACCGACGGCTTCCTGGCCGAACAGGCCGCCGCGCGTCCGCTGTGGGCGGGCATCGCCGAGCCGCCGGAGTGTGCGCTGCGACCGGGCTGGGGCGCCCGCGGCGGGCTCAAAGACGCGTCCAGCACCGACATCGTGGTGCACGCGGGCGTCGCGCTGACCAGCTTCTACCAGTGCGGCGAGCTCTACCGGCTTGACCCGCTGACCCTCGACACGCTCGGCAAGTCCACTTGGGACGGTAAGTTCCCGGCCTGCGGAGTGTCCGCGCACACCAAGGTCGACCCGGCGACCGGTGAGCTGCTGTTCTTCAACTACAGCAAGGAAAAACCCTATCTGAACTACGGTGTGGTCGACTCCGACAACCGGCTCGCGCACTACGTCGAGGTGGACCTGCCCGGACCCCGCCTGCCGCACGACATGGCGTTCACCGAGAACTACGCGATCCTCAACGACTGCCCGCTGTTCTGGTCGCCGGACCTGCTCGCCGAAGGCAAGCACGCCGCCCGGTTCCACCCCGAACTCCCGCTGCGGCTGGGCGTGGTCCCGCGCCGCGGCGGCGACGTGCGGTGGTTCGAGGCCGAGCCGACATTCGTGCTGCACTTCGTCAACGCGTACGAGGATGGGGAGTCGATCGTCGTCGACGGGTTCTTCCAGGGCGACCCGGAAGGGCAGCGCGGATCGTTCCCCGGCGACCGGCGCTACGCGCGGATGTTCCGCATGCTCTCCCTCGACGGGATGCAGACGCGGCTGCACCGCTGGCGGCTGAACCTGCGCACGGGGACCACCGTCGAGGAACGAATGACCGAGTCGATCACCGAGTTCGGTATGATCAACTCCGGCAGCGCGGGACGTCCCTACCGCTACGCGTACGCCTCGACGGGGGAGCCGGGCTGGTTCCTGTTCGACGGTCTGGTCAAACACGACCTGTCCACCGGCCGCGAGGAGCGCTACCGCTACGGGCCGGGCGTCTACGGCAGCGAGACCGCGTTCGCGCCCAGGGCGGGCGCCCAAGACGAGGACGACGGCTACCTGATCACCATGACCACTGACATGACCTCGGACCTGTCCGAATGCCTGGTGTTCGACGCCCGCCGGGTCGCCGACGGACCGGTCGCCCGGCTCCGGCTGCCCGAGCGGGTCTCCAGCGGCACCCACAGCACGTGGGCGGCTGGCGCGGACCTGCCCGGCTGGCGCGACGCCGACCACCCGGCGAGCGCGATCGGCCTGCCCACGGCATGA
- a CDS encoding helix-turn-helix domain-containing protein: MIHPPDTPTALHPGGDNSIAYLIGVLADEWTMLILSHAVRGVDRFDQWLELLPITPSLLAGRLRRMTELGLVVPVDDRHLLTRRGVALWPLIVSVVAWEGDWGDDHAEPLPLLWHRPCGTQVKPRMACGTCGESVARQDVVGEFGPSGSWPRSAPSAATRRQPGGSASLGPAFYPHSRALIGNRWSAAMLGSIFLGATRFSQFHRQVGAPATVIADRLRVFREIGVLTATGEQDPPDRATFKLTEKGREFFPVVLSGLQWCREWFVAPEGPAIDFAHRGTDHRFTLRLVCPGCAEPLAGRDIEVTVQPG, from the coding sequence ATGATCCACCCGCCGGACACGCCCACCGCCCTGCATCCCGGTGGCGACAACTCGATCGCGTACCTCATCGGCGTCCTTGCCGACGAGTGGACGATGCTGATCCTGAGCCACGCCGTGCGGGGCGTCGACCGGTTCGACCAGTGGCTGGAGCTGCTGCCGATCACCCCGTCGCTGCTCGCGGGCAGGCTGCGCCGCATGACCGAACTCGGCTTGGTGGTCCCGGTCGACGACCGCCATCTCCTGACCCGCCGCGGCGTCGCGCTGTGGCCGCTCATCGTCAGCGTGGTCGCCTGGGAGGGCGACTGGGGCGACGACCACGCCGAGCCACTGCCGCTGCTGTGGCACCGCCCGTGCGGCACCCAGGTGAAACCCCGGATGGCCTGCGGGACCTGCGGTGAGTCGGTGGCCAGGCAGGACGTGGTCGGCGAGTTCGGCCCCAGCGGCTCGTGGCCGCGGTCGGCGCCCAGCGCCGCGACCCGGCGGCAGCCAGGGGGATCGGCCAGCCTCGGACCCGCGTTCTACCCGCACAGCCGCGCGCTCATAGGCAACCGGTGGTCGGCGGCGATGCTCGGCTCGATCTTCCTCGGCGCGACGAGGTTCTCCCAGTTCCACCGCCAGGTCGGCGCTCCCGCCACAGTGATCGCCGATCGGCTGCGCGTCTTCCGCGAGATCGGCGTGCTCACCGCGACCGGCGAGCAGGACCCGCCGGACCGTGCGACGTTCAAGCTCACCGAGAAGGGCCGCGAGTTCTTCCCGGTGGTGCTGTCCGGCCTGCAGTGGTGCCGCGAGTGGTTCGTCGCGCCGGAGGGCCCGGCCATCGACTTCGCCCACCGCGGCACCGACCACCGGTTCACCCTGCGGCTGGTGTGCCCGGGCTGCGCGGAACCGCTGGCAGGGCGCGACATCGAGGTGACGGTGCAACCTGGCTAG
- a CDS encoding M23 family metallopeptidase: MGAPLVAGSPAAEPDSRVQEVLRMAYSTPLAKAGNQPALVAPRPVAIDPAAEARKLDLAAQFEQRKRDQAAAAEQQRLAEQQAAEKKAAEQRAAEQQAAKQKAAAEKAARGFVRPVEGRLTSTFGARWGTTHYGIDIANSIGTPIVSVAAGTVIEAGPASGFGLWVRVQHDDGTVTIYGHVNEIIAKTGTRVTAGQKIATVGNRGQSTGPHLHFEVWLGGSKKTDPIAWLRQRGVGL; this comes from the coding sequence GTGGGCGCCCCCCTCGTCGCGGGTTCGCCCGCCGCTGAGCCCGACAGCCGGGTCCAGGAAGTCCTGCGGATGGCTTACTCCACTCCGCTGGCCAAGGCGGGCAACCAGCCCGCGCTGGTCGCCCCGCGCCCGGTCGCCATCGACCCGGCTGCCGAGGCGCGCAAGCTTGACCTCGCCGCCCAGTTCGAACAGCGCAAGCGCGACCAGGCCGCCGCGGCCGAGCAGCAGCGCCTGGCCGAGCAGCAGGCCGCCGAGAAGAAAGCCGCTGAGCAGCGGGCCGCCGAGCAGCAGGCGGCTAAGCAGAAGGCCGCGGCCGAGAAGGCCGCCCGTGGCTTCGTGCGTCCGGTCGAAGGCAGGCTCACCTCGACCTTCGGTGCCCGCTGGGGCACCACCCACTACGGCATCGACATCGCCAACAGCATCGGCACCCCGATCGTGTCCGTCGCGGCGGGCACAGTGATCGAGGCGGGTCCGGCCAGCGGCTTCGGCCTCTGGGTCCGCGTCCAGCACGACGACGGCACCGTGACGATCTACGGCCACGTCAACGAGATCATCGCCAAGACCGGCACCCGGGTCACCGCGGGCCAGAAGATCGCGACCGTGGGCAACCGCGGCCAGTCGACCGGCCCGCACCTGCACTTCGAGGTGTGGCTGGGCGGCTCGAAGAAGACCGACCCGATCGCCTGGCTACGCCAGCGCGGCGTCGGGCTGTGA
- a CDS encoding fumarate hydratase: MTATTNFEYTDVLPLGPDHTTEYRLVTAEGVRVVEAAGRRFLEVDPDVLTLLAKEAVKDIQHLLRPSHLAQLRAIVDDPEASANDRFVATDLLRNACISAGGVLPMCQDTGTAIVMGKRTETVLTGGADEQALSRGVFEAYQELNLRYSQMAPVTFWDEKNTGTNLPAQIDIHTKPGTDPSYEFLFMAKGGGSANKTFLYQETKAVLNPTRLAKFLDEKLRGLGTAACPPYHLAIVVGGLSAEQNLKVAKLASARYLDTLPTSGSAAGHAFRDVDLEQQVLEMTRQFGIGAQFGGKYFCHDVRVIRLPRHGASCPVGLAVSCSADRQAKAKITPDGVYLEQLERDPARFLPEITGEDLSDDVVRIDLTRPMDEIRATLAALPVKTRLSLTGPLVVARDIAHAKIKERLDAGEPMPQYLKDHPVYYAGPAKTPTGYASGSFGPTTAGRMDSYVEQFQAAGGSMVMLAKGNRSMQVTDACQTHGGFYLGSIGGPAARLAQDCIKKVDVLEYAELGMEAVWKIEVEDFPAFIVVDDKGNDFFAGTSAPTLQISFRR, translated from the coding sequence GTGACCGCCACCACGAATTTCGAGTACACCGACGTGCTGCCGCTCGGCCCGGACCACACCACTGAATACCGGCTGGTCACCGCCGAGGGTGTGCGGGTCGTCGAGGCCGCTGGACGCCGGTTCCTCGAGGTCGACCCGGACGTGCTGACCCTGCTGGCCAAGGAGGCCGTCAAGGACATCCAGCACCTGCTGCGGCCGTCGCACCTGGCGCAGCTGCGCGCGATCGTCGACGACCCGGAGGCCAGCGCCAACGACCGGTTCGTGGCCACCGACCTGCTGCGCAACGCGTGCATCTCCGCGGGCGGCGTGCTGCCGATGTGTCAGGACACGGGCACCGCGATCGTCATGGGCAAGCGCACCGAGACCGTGCTGACCGGCGGCGCCGACGAGCAGGCACTCTCGCGCGGGGTGTTCGAGGCCTACCAGGAGCTGAACCTGCGGTACTCGCAGATGGCCCCGGTGACGTTCTGGGACGAGAAGAACACCGGCACCAACCTGCCCGCGCAGATCGACATCCACACCAAGCCCGGCACGGACCCGTCCTACGAGTTCCTGTTCATGGCCAAGGGCGGCGGTTCGGCGAACAAGACGTTCCTGTACCAGGAGACCAAGGCCGTCCTGAACCCGACGCGGCTGGCCAAGTTCCTCGACGAGAAGCTGCGCGGCCTGGGCACCGCGGCCTGTCCGCCGTACCACCTGGCCATCGTCGTCGGCGGGCTGTCGGCCGAGCAGAACCTCAAGGTCGCCAAGCTCGCCTCCGCCCGCTACCTCGACACCCTGCCCACCTCGGGCTCGGCGGCGGGCCACGCCTTCCGCGACGTCGACCTCGAGCAGCAGGTGCTGGAGATGACCCGCCAGTTCGGCATCGGCGCCCAGTTCGGCGGCAAGTACTTCTGCCACGACGTCCGGGTCATCCGGCTGCCCCGCCACGGCGCGTCCTGCCCGGTCGGCCTCGCGGTGTCGTGCTCGGCCGACCGCCAGGCCAAGGCGAAGATCACCCCCGACGGCGTCTACCTGGAGCAGCTGGAGCGCGACCCGGCCCGGTTCCTCCCGGAGATCACCGGCGAGGACCTGTCCGACGACGTGGTCAGGATCGACCTGACCCGCCCGATGGACGAGATCCGGGCCACCCTGGCCGCGCTACCGGTCAAGACCCGCCTGTCGCTGACCGGCCCGCTGGTCGTGGCTCGCGACATCGCCCACGCCAAGATCAAGGAACGCCTCGACGCGGGCGAGCCGATGCCGCAGTACCTCAAGGACCACCCGGTGTACTACGCCGGACCGGCCAAGACGCCCACCGGCTACGCGTCTGGATCCTTCGGCCCGACCACCGCGGGCCGCATGGACTCCTACGTCGAGCAGTTCCAGGCCGCGGGCGGGTCGATGGTCATGCTCGCCAAGGGCAACCGCTCCATGCAGGTCACCGACGCCTGCCAGACCCACGGCGGCTTCTACCTCGGCTCCATCGGCGGCCCGGCCGCGCGGCTGGCCCAGGACTGCATCAAGAAGGTCGACGTCCTGGAGTACGCGGAGCTGGGGATGGAGGCGGTATGGAAGATCGAGGTCGAGGACTTCCCCGCGTTCATCGTCGTCGATGACAAGGGCAACGACTTCTTCGCAGGCACCTCGGCGCCGACCCTACAGATCTCGTTCCGCCGCTGA
- a CDS encoding sigma-70 family RNA polymerase sigma factor, whose translation MTVPQQREPEQTYEADLDAQGPAADLVRVYLNGIGRTALLSAAQEVELAKRIEAGVFAQHMLDTSPQLSHARRAELRALVVDGHTAKNHLLEANLRLVVSLAKRYTGRGMPLLDLIQEGNLGLIRAVEKFDYTKGFKFSTYATWWIRQAITRGMADQGRTIRLPVHLVEQVNKLARIKRDLHQQLGREATKDELAKEAGLTTQKVADLLDHARDPVSLDMPVGAEEDAPLGDFIEDGEATDAESAVISGLLQDDMRRVLSTLDDREQSVIRLRYGLDDGQPRTLDQIGKRFGLSRERVRQIEREVMSKLRQGERAEKLRAYAS comes from the coding sequence ATGACGGTCCCGCAGCAGCGAGAACCCGAGCAGACCTATGAGGCGGACCTCGACGCCCAGGGGCCAGCGGCCGACCTGGTTCGGGTCTACCTCAACGGGATCGGGCGCACCGCCCTACTCAGCGCCGCGCAGGAGGTGGAGCTGGCCAAGCGCATCGAGGCGGGGGTCTTCGCGCAGCACATGCTCGACACCTCGCCGCAGCTCTCCCACGCCCGCCGCGCCGAACTGCGCGCCCTTGTCGTTGACGGCCACACCGCCAAGAACCACCTCCTCGAAGCCAACCTGCGCCTGGTGGTGTCGCTGGCCAAGCGCTACACCGGTCGGGGGATGCCGCTGCTCGACCTGATCCAGGAGGGGAACCTGGGTCTGATCCGCGCGGTGGAGAAGTTCGACTACACCAAGGGTTTCAAGTTCTCGACCTACGCGACGTGGTGGATCCGCCAGGCGATCACCCGCGGCATGGCCGACCAGGGCCGCACCATCCGGCTTCCGGTCCACCTGGTGGAACAGGTCAACAAGCTGGCCAGGATCAAGCGCGACCTGCACCAGCAGTTGGGCCGCGAGGCGACCAAGGACGAGCTGGCAAAGGAAGCGGGCCTCACCACGCAGAAGGTCGCCGACCTGCTCGATCACGCGCGTGACCCGGTGAGCCTGGACATGCCGGTCGGCGCCGAGGAAGACGCCCCGCTGGGCGACTTCATCGAGGACGGCGAGGCCACCGACGCCGAGAGCGCGGTCATCTCCGGCCTGCTGCAGGACGACATGCGCCGCGTGCTGTCAACTCTCGACGACCGGGAGCAGTCGGTGATCCGCCTGCGCTACGGCCTCGACGACGGCCAGCCGCGCACCCTCGACCAGATCGGCAAGCGCTTCGGGCTGTCCCGCGAGCGCGTCCGCCAGATCGAGCGCGAGGTCATGTCGAAGCTGCGTCAGGGCGAGCGGGCCGAGAAGCTGCGCGCGTACGCGAGCTGA
- the dtd gene encoding D-aminoacyl-tRNA deacylase, whose protein sequence is MRAVAARVLRASVVVEGETVGAIDEPGLLVLLGVHTDDTPAQAATMARKLHELRILRDEGSCASTGAPLLVVSQFTLYGDTRKGRRPTWTAAARPETAEPLVEAVVAELRARGAKVQTGRFGAMMAVESVNDGPFTVLVET, encoded by the coding sequence ATGAGGGCGGTGGCGGCGCGCGTGCTGCGCGCGAGCGTGGTGGTCGAGGGCGAGACCGTCGGCGCTATCGATGAGCCGGGACTGCTCGTCCTGCTCGGCGTGCACACCGACGACACCCCCGCGCAAGCAGCGACAATGGCGCGCAAGCTGCACGAACTTCGCATACTTCGCGACGAGGGTTCGTGCGCGTCGACCGGGGCACCGCTACTCGTAGTGAGTCAATTCACACTCTACGGAGACACGCGCAAAGGCAGGCGTCCGACATGGACCGCGGCCGCCCGGCCGGAGACCGCCGAGCCGCTCGTGGAGGCGGTGGTCGCCGAGCTGCGGGCGCGCGGCGCGAAGGTCCAGACCGGCAGATTCGGTGCCATGATGGCGGTCGAGAGCGTCAATGACGGGCCGTTCACCGTGCTGGTGGAAACCTGA
- a CDS encoding methyltransferase: protein MLPRLTDQFCDRLRDSLHAAGYTADGVVAVLGDQAHAALGRGEPEPARRATRGDSARETLVRMFLVGDAVPRDHADRALGGVDEAVAEGLVRVDGDDVRAALDLRPYGDDEGSWWVLADLDAEQLGGPVGPDHVLGIGHASLSLARATVRRKVGSVLDLGTGCGIQALHAARHADRVTATDLSERALKLAEATFRLNDLRVETARGSWFEPVAGRRFDQVVCNPPFVVGPPRVDYVYRDSGLAGDDASALVVRGLPAVLAEGGVGQLLASWLHRRGEDWSERVASWLPDEGVDAWFVQRDIADPALYVGTWLRDTGVDPRSAEGSAKASAWLDWFDANDVVGVGFGFVTLRATDRDTEVACEDLRHAYDDPLGPETGAWLDRVAWLRANSDPKVLLSTRLIVPPTVVLEQVSEPGDVGWSELVRRLHRTDGPGWQQETDELVSSLLAGCRGHLSLGEVLAILAAANELSAEEVVNAALPVISELIQHGMVLPMEPA, encoded by the coding sequence GTGCTTCCCCGCCTGACCGACCAGTTCTGTGACCGCCTCCGCGACTCCTTGCACGCCGCCGGGTACACCGCCGACGGGGTGGTGGCCGTGCTGGGCGACCAGGCGCACGCCGCCCTGGGCCGCGGCGAGCCAGAGCCCGCCCGCCGGGCCACCCGCGGCGACTCGGCCCGCGAGACGCTGGTGCGGATGTTCCTCGTCGGCGACGCCGTCCCCCGCGACCACGCCGACCGGGCCCTGGGCGGTGTCGACGAGGCGGTGGCCGAGGGGCTGGTCCGGGTCGACGGCGACGACGTGCGCGCCGCGCTCGATCTGCGGCCCTACGGTGACGACGAGGGCTCATGGTGGGTGCTGGCCGACCTCGACGCCGAACAGTTGGGCGGGCCGGTCGGACCCGATCACGTCCTGGGCATCGGGCACGCGTCGCTGAGCCTGGCCAGGGCCACCGTCCGGCGCAAGGTCGGCTCCGTGCTCGACCTGGGCACCGGCTGCGGCATCCAGGCCCTGCACGCCGCCCGGCACGCGGACCGGGTCACCGCGACCGACCTGTCGGAGCGGGCGCTGAAGCTGGCCGAGGCGACGTTCCGGCTCAACGACCTGCGGGTGGAGACCGCTCGCGGGTCCTGGTTCGAGCCGGTCGCCGGACGCCGGTTCGACCAGGTCGTGTGTAATCCGCCGTTCGTGGTCGGACCGCCGCGGGTCGACTACGTCTACCGCGACTCCGGCCTGGCCGGTGACGACGCGAGCGCGCTGGTCGTGCGCGGGCTGCCCGCGGTGCTGGCCGAGGGCGGCGTCGGGCAGCTGCTGGCCTCCTGGCTGCACCGGCGCGGCGAGGACTGGTCCGAGCGGGTCGCGTCGTGGCTGCCCGACGAGGGCGTCGACGCGTGGTTCGTCCAGCGCGACATCGCCGACCCCGCGCTGTATGTGGGCACATGGCTGCGCGACACCGGGGTCGACCCGCGCTCGGCGGAGGGGTCGGCCAAGGCATCGGCGTGGCTGGACTGGTTCGACGCCAACGACGTGGTCGGCGTCGGCTTCGGCTTCGTCACCCTGCGCGCAACCGACCGCGACACCGAGGTCGCCTGCGAGGACCTGCGCCACGCCTACGACGACCCGCTGGGTCCCGAGACCGGCGCCTGGCTCGACCGGGTCGCCTGGTTGCGGGCCAACTCCGACCCCAAGGTGCTGCTGTCGACGCGGCTGATCGTGCCGCCGACGGTGGTGCTGGAGCAGGTGTCCGAACCCGGTGACGTCGGCTGGTCGGAGCTGGTGCGCAGGCTGCACCGCACCGACGGGCCGGGCTGGCAGCAGGAGACCGACGAACTGGTGTCGTCGCTGCTGGCGGGCTGCCGCGGCCACCTGTCGCTCGGCGAGGTGCTGGCCATCCTCGCCGCGGCCAACGAACTGTCCGCAGAAGAGGTCGTCAACGCGGCGTTGCCGGTGATCAGCGAGCTGATCCAGCACGGCATGGTGCTGCCGATGGAGCCGGCATGA